In the genome of Anabrus simplex isolate iqAnaSimp1 chromosome 7, ASM4041472v1, whole genome shotgun sequence, the window CTTTTCTAAGGTAAGACATTATTTAATTGCTTTTGATCGCTTATTTTTTTGCACAGCAAATATAATAAATTTGTTGACATGAAAGTCGTAGAAGGATACAGGAAAGAAAATTAGGCTACAAACCAGTACGATATGTAGAGGGATTTAGAGCGGACTAATGCGGGATTTTGCTCATATTTCAACGAGAGTATCTTTTCTGGAATGAATTGCACAGGACGAATGATGTAGGagaaatattttaacatattttttcAGCTTGTTTTTGGAAAGGCAATTCTTTACTAATGCATATGCGGAAAACTTTTCAGAATGTATTTCATACTGTAAATTACATACAGTTTTGGTTGTACTGAATGTGGTACTGCACACTCACTAGGATAGCGCCTTATTTGAACTCTTGGAGCACTTAGCTAAATCTTAGTCCTAATAAAAACAGACAGTCCGCATACTTTCCCTCGAGTGAGCTGGTCGAGCTGTGAATTTGTATTCgcgagatgatgggttcgaattccaccaacggcagccctgaaaattatttattcGATGGATTCGTATTTTCAAAGCAGGAATATGTTTATTAATTATGGTCACGGCCCTTACATTTATATCCTTGCATTCTCGAAAACTTTCGGTATATTAGTGAGACACTACATGGGCCCGATGACCTACAGTCTCCCAGGCCCCTAAAACTAATCATCACTGTGTAAAAGAGGTAGCAAATAAACTGACTTACCGTTCATATTGAGCTCTGTACACTTGCCAGGTACGGGGAGGGTTGACCCCGAAGATGACTGCCGGCTGTTGCTCGCGGTGTCGCAGTCACTTGGCCGGTGGATTTGACCGCGCTGGCTGTGTTGGGTCGTGCGGTGTTGATGGATGCTGTTCAGTAAGATGTTGCTCGAGGTCCGGGACAAGGCCTTGCGCTGTCTCACTGCCTCCTTGTATATCCTGTAGTACATGGTCACCATGACCACTCCGGGGATCCAGAAACTAACCCCGGACGAGATGATCGCGTAATACTTGTTCACAACAAATATACACACGTTAGGGTGAGCTCGACGAAATTCCTGGTGGTCCTCGGTTGTGTACCAGCCCAGGAATATGGGAGTGAATGAGATCAACGCAGGTAATATCCACACGTTGGCGAGCATAAACGATACAGTCCTATGAGTCATGGTGATGGGGTACTCCAGAGGTCGCACAATAGCGTAGTAGCGGTCAACAGAGATGCAGCACAGGTGGAGGATGGAGGCAGTGGAGAAATAGACATCCAGCGAGTTCCAGACGTCGCACATAAAGTATCCGAAAAGCCAGGTACCACCTGTGAGCTCCACACTGGCGTTGAAGGTCATGGCGCAGAGGGCGACCAGGAGGTCAGCTAGTGCCAGAGAGACCACGTAGTAATTTGTGATGATCCTGAGCTTGCGATGTCGCACCACGCTGATGATGACGAGAGCATTGCCGAGCACCGCTGCCAGGATGATGGTGCCCATAACCAGCCCCTTGCACACGGCGGGGAAAATGTCCGGCCAAGGAACTACAGGGTCAGCGGCCGGCACTGTCTGCTGAGACTCATTATGTAACCAACCCGCGGTGGCGGCAACCACAACGTTGTGGTGCTGTTGACCCTGCGGTTGGCTTGGTGGTTCATCTGAAGGTGAAGCCATACCACTGAGCATTGTTCTAAACACTCCTTTCACACTGAGATACTAGACATTTTACCTAACAATTGCAGTTCCCTAACTTGATGAAATTGATACCTATAGCGTACGGATACGTTAAAAAACACTTTCATTGCCTTTGTTCTTAACATCCTCAACTAGGAAGGTATTGATAACTACACTCATACCTTCAATCAACACTTATAAATGTTTATTGTGTTTGCCAGACCTTGAGCTGATTCAGAGAATCATTCACATGGAAGTTTTAAGAACACAAAGCGAACAGATATTAAAGATCACCTTTTGGAATTATTTGGTGAAGAGAAGTTTTCTAAATCTATACGAATTTGTTATAAGTAATGTTAAAAATTTTCACAAGGagtgaaattatttttaatattagaaGACTGGATTTTTCACCAATTATTTAAATTCGCAATAGTTCACGCAAATGTCACACGCTTTGTAATATTATATGCTAATTATTGTGTTCATTAATTTATCGGCATGAAACTTCTTGGATATCGCATTGTTTTGAATTTTTGCCCTTACTATCCTGACAATTCttggaaaaatattttgaagtcaGAAAGGGATCTTAAATTTATTGCATGCTTTATTCCATGTATTGTTTCCACTTTAGCCCACAGTTAGCACTCGGTTTGCAGCCGGCGCGGTCGGTTGTTGCGTGAGGGTCAATATCGTTACCGGCGCCGCGGTGAACTGGCTTCGCGCTGCACCACGCTGTATCCCGGTGGCTGGTCCGTAGGTCGCCCACCACGCATGCGTCAGCGTGCAGAGCCTGCCTTACCCTGTACGGAACTTCCCCTACCCCTTTCCATTGAGTAGACGTACACCACAGAAATTTGGGGCCTGTTACGTCGCTTGCAGTAAAATAATGTCTGGCGTTGAGAGCAAAGCCGTACACTGTGCTGTTACATTCAAATCTTAAATCTGTACTATTTAAAAGTTCCAAGATATCACCAAAGTTGTTATGTCAGCTCTACGATAAGACTGGGAGGATTTATTTTTGTTTAGAATTGGCTTTAGgctatgtcccaccgacacagataggtcttatggtgacgatgggataggaaagacctaggagagggaaggaagcggccgtggccttaattaaggtacagtcccagcatttgcctaatgcgaaaatgggaaaccacggaaaaccatattcagggctgccgacaatggggctcgaacccactatcacccgaatgcaagctcacatgtgcaggcccctaaccgcacggccagcttgcccggtccGGGAGGATTTACTTTGGGAACACCGCATAGTCGATTCTCTATGGTGACAGCTGTAGTATGTTGTGaaacgattttttttttcaatttgacgatggtataggaataggaaggaagcattcatggcctgaattaagatacggtaagggtgtattatgcccgaaggcaggtccaaacctccgcagaggtgtgcctgagccggagtttacgtgcggtagggtgcccagttactttccgctccaccattcccttaccctTCACCAACagtgtgtggcaacccatccaaatcttgaccacgtccaatgttgctgaactgcggagatctcacgaaatccggtgtttcaacatgcctacggccgttggctgaattaagataaagcccctatatctgcctggtgtaaaaatggggaacaacGCTAAAtaatctttaggactgccgatagtggagttccattccactgtctcccgaatgcaagctcacaaaggATGGTCTTCTTATCGAAGCAATTTGGCCTTGGTGGTGAAGGACCGGTTACGCCAGGTGGCATCCACGATTTTCTCTGCTTTGGGTTTTcagaataaatccatttttcgtgacccgtcacaattcggtacagaaatgattttctttcgtggcgttgaagcagcatttcataagttattttgcgATTTTCTATTTGCgttcattcaaatcatgtgggaccatcatcatcatcatcatctgtttaccctccaggttcggtttttcccttggacttagcgagggatcccacctctaccgcctcaagggcagtggcctggagcttcagactcttggtcgcggatacaactggggagtatgaccagtacctcgcccaggcggcctcacctgctacgctgaacaggggccttgtggagggatgggaagattggaatggatagacaaggaagagggaaggaagcggccgtggcctgaagtgaggtaccatcccggcattcgcctggaggagaagtaggaaaccacggaaaaccacttccaggatggctgaggtgggaatcgaacccaccactactcagttgacctctcgaggctgagtggaccccgttccagccctcgtaccacttttcaaatttcgtggcagagccgggaatcgaacccggacctccggaggtggcagctaatcacgctaaccactacaccacagaggcggaccatgtggGACCAATTTACCGAATTTACCGACCTTCACCATTGCCCATAGACGTCTGCttattgtttcttgtgacacatttaaagcttttgccaattgctgttgagtttggtTTGGGTCGTCAGCCGGTAACGCCTACatttgctcgtcttcgcacttttgtcgTCTACCACTTTGAAATTGTCGAAACCTTctctcatatgttctaatcgatagagcgtgttcaccatatttttctaccagcaaacgatgactttccacagcattttccttttgattaaataagaaaagtaatgcgtcccgtaaatgttctttttcaggaacaaaagtcgacatgatcactgaacgatacaacacagacgctagtgtttggtgtactcaacttgtgtgtgttgatagtttaatgccagacgaacaaactgacgtatgtgttaaattcatacgctgcgtgcggttcgctggcgccatctctaaaTAAAACCGAAAAAtacttatgcatgcacctggtaaCTGTAGATAAACGACCCTGCTGGTAGTCCTTTTAAGGGGGAAAATAATTATCATCCATGAAATCAAAGAAAACAGtggaagaaattttgaatttaatgatACAAGTATTTTTAAAGAAAGGCTGTCAGAGGTATAAAATGAAAATCTCGCTATGTCTTGCAAGTTTATTACTGCCAGTCTATGAAGAAGAAAAGAACCGATCAGAGAaagaggtcggtagatgcagagtgggtctcggccctcaagtggccacggctggtccgtggtccaacagctctgcactctgactggccaaccgagcagaggaggggtggccacgactctaccgtggctctacgcctctgcattcgggggacgggACAGGGTTGAACCTCATGGccggccccaaccgtcggctgtcctgagaatggttttccctggttttccattctcctgtactaaggcgaatgcctagacagttcctagtataggcctcggccgccaaccccctcaccttcctcGTGCATCTCCTCCACCATAACAAATCtaccggcctgagagatggcgtcaccgtcaaagaggcccgcctcccccttcagggaaggaataaaaacattttgatagtagtagtagtacagaaagagcaactggaagcaatgccatactGAGCTTAGACCCTCTCAACACTCACTAGTGCTGACAGATGTGTCGTGGCGGTACCCATTTCAGGTCCCCTGGCCAGTTACACAAGCCTGTACACAAATAATCTAACGTTCACTAAACATCTTACTGTAGCAAACAACAGATCGTCGTTGagcccatagagttagtaaataatacactagaggtagcactggcgctgcagtcgcgtgcgaagttgaacgagcgcgctgtttggtgGATAGTTTGGCGCTTTAACtgctggagcttcccgataaattgaagtatacacttctctgaaggaaactgccagtctcctgtgcagcttgtGGCTGTATAGAGAGATTCATAAAGGGCAGtagcgtatcatttcacaggtattttccttgaaattcattttcgtggctataaaataatacattgccttacacttattgtcatgtgaataggcctacttgggctgacttcgcgactgattccacTCTCggtgtgaatgagattctttgggtctttccttgaagactgaaattaacgttttaggaaatataagggatggcattttcctttcgctgaatggccatgcctttgaaagcgaatatccagaaaaatcatgtgcatgataccgagcgagtggctgcaggctttaagtcacgtagctgtcagcttgcattcaggagatagtgggtttgaactccactgtcggcagccctgaagatggtttccaatgtttacaccaggaaatttctgggactgtacattaaggccactGTCGTTTCCTTCGCAcaccaagccctttcctgtcctatagtcgccgtaagacccatgtgtgtcggtgcgacgtaaagcgaattggtaCAACAAAGAAAATAAGTAAgaatgtgcatgatagcctggaatcgTGCTCTCtttttcactttctgtgtgtatttatagtattaaaatcTACTGAATATATaaaaaaaccaggtaagtcactttttcatcgaaattgagatattgttacagtccgcttcagagtgatgaTGCGCAGgtcggaaatgaaaaaaaaaaacaggcgagtcaggagaaattagcactcgaAGTTTCGGTGTTAagggaaagaactagggaagtcaagcacaaaagttgctttttctcaagttgtacaaatattgactctcctgcttttttcccctgacccttcatatTCTGTATATACAGCTTGTTgatttcccttcgtacaatacgtgtagcattCATACCTTACCTGATTTTAAAATTTGaagactagatgtgcaacaccgtgtgaacatctgagtcctttactttcgtcaatattattcccttaaGTGTCATATAGGACTGTATGCAAGCATACTAAATTAttgacggagcgagttggccgtgcggttagggccacgcagctgtaagcttgctttcgggaaatagtgggttcaaaccccactgtcggcagtcccgaagacggttttccaatgtttcccattttcacatcaggtaaatgctaggaatgtacctcaattaagcctataggcgcttccttctcactcgtagtcctttcctatcgcatcgtcgccataaggcctatctgtatcggtgcgatgtaaagcaaattgtaaaaattaatctaagtattttttcagttctcatcAATTATATAATTTACCcttctccctttccattaacggaaatcattctACAAATTAAAAGCAAATCATACATCTCAGAAAAAGCTTAATAAAAtgtccataataggctgaaaccacaaccgactGTCGTAATTCCACTTGTAATGGCGTTTAtaaaacatcgataataataataataataataataataataataataataataataataataataatggctttacgtcccactaactactcacatggtttccggagatgccgagatgtcggaattttatCCCCACGGGGTTtccttcatgtgccggtaaatctatctataAGAGTATGACATAATTtaacaccttcaagtatcaccggactgagccaggttcgaacctgccaacttaggctcaaaaagccagcgtctaaaccgccGATGATAAAATATTGTCTACTTTATCCCAAAATCTTGCCaatgcttttaggcctaaaaactcgttCATCCGCTTcatacgagagaggacattttcgatCGTTGGGCAGAATTGTAGCAAAgccctggtcatttacacaaaggATAGTGAAATATgtgtgccctccttctaaacgtgtGTTGTTAGAAGACTATCATAATATGAACAGTAAACTGATTTTGTggtacttaactgcacctgaacaccatcctcttttatcacgcatttctcctgcatttatgcttttagggctttctttctTACTGGAGAAAAGCATCGCAAGTAttctgtagtatctgagaatgtttacatgtaagaattttaaaccttatctatGTTCAcatagttttaaaagtcccctatttacattgtgagtacagcggagtgagctttttgccaaagagctgcgatttcaacatgctccgctcgctacagtgattctctcgtagacggtggcaccaatgctacctctagtgtattatttactaactttaTGGTtgagcctagaaaaaccgctatgcgaTAATATTTTAGCTTAGCACTCTGGGCATAAATGTTCCATGAGGTATGAACTCTTTTGTTCCCTCAGTCCTCAAGCAGGATTGGCAAAAGTGGAATAGTAACTTGCTGCCCTGTCCTGCTCATGAACACCAACACAGCAAATAGCTCTAACTTCTCAGTACCTAACACGTTTAATTACAGAAAGTTGCACTAAGAAAACCAGTGAAAAATGTTTGGTTTGTGTTTAATGAAGGCGTCTTACGGTTAGCGCACACCGTACGGACAGAGACTTACAGAAGTGgactagtaaaaatgaaatggcgtatggcttttagtgccgggagatcccacgacgggttcggctcgccaggtgcaggtcttttgatttgactcccgtaggcgacctgcgcttcgtgatgaggatgaaatgatgatgaagccaacacatacacccagtccacgtgccagcgaagttaaccaatgatggttaaaattcccgaccctgccgggaatcgaacccgggattcctgtgactaaaggccagcacgctaaccatttagccatggagccggataactgGACTAGTGATGGGAAGGAATCaactgtggccttcattaatgtacagctccagcatttattaGTGTacaaacgggaaaccacggagagctACCTTCAAGCCTGCCGACGATGGAGATCGACCGCAGTTTCTCACGAAAGCGAGTTCACAGGTGCGTGagccaaaccgcgtagccaactcgttcggtagcgCAAGTAAAATATACCTGGTCGCGATCATTCCATTCATAGTGAACAGTCCAGGTATTCCTTTCACTAGATATAAATATTAATGTAATAAACCTCTAATACCTCTTATGAACTTTCGTGATGTTTGTATAGCTATCTTAATTCATAGCCTGCAGGCggagaataaataataaattattgtatttgtttcattttcttggCGAAAGCGCGCCAACTTACCTTTTTTAGATCATAACCAAATTGAAGTGCTAAACCTGCAAACGAGAACCAGTGTTAACAACACAACACGGTAAGTTCGTCCACACCTCAGTACCTAGCATCCAGGTTTACCGGACTCTGAGAGGCTAACACGGACGCTCACACAACAGGACCGATACGTGGTAGGCGCAGTGCGGGTCTTGACTCCATACGAGACTGGTTACGGTGCTTCACGTCAAAAACCAGCAGGATACGTACTTATTTGCTATTTAGCTGTGGCTACGAGGGttgtagtggcaacgtagtccagacacttgaAGATTGGGCATGCGCAAACAGGATATAGAAGCGGTTAGGTGGTACTGTTGTCGATGTgaagtgtgcatttgacgggcatccagttgggaatattgttgctgtgtggcgttgaagtgaagagtgtcgatttcacggCTCTAAAGAACGTTTCCTGAAAGTGATCAGCGTCCATGGATTAAAAGTGAAGTTGCTAGTAGAAAAAACTcctcagaatgttatcgaggattatgagaagcctgtggcgagaatgcattaccgtataggacggttgtacTATAAGTCAAAGCGTGTCGTACGCGTCGTactgagaatgcattaccgtataggacgttTGTACTATAAGTCAAAGCGTGTTGTACGCGTCGTactgagaatgcattaccgtataggacggttgtacTATAAGTCAAAGCGTGTTGTACGCGTCGTactgagaatgcattaccgtataggacgttTGTACTATAAGTCAAAGCGTGTTGTACGCGTCGTactgagaatgcattaccgtataggacggttgtacTATAAGTCAAAGCGTGTCGTACGCGTCGTactgagaatgcattaccgtataggacggttgtacTATAAGTCAAAGCGTGTCGTACGCGTCGTactgagaatgcattaccgtataggacggttgtacTATAAGTCAAAGCGTGTCGTACGCGTC includes:
- the LOC136877793 gene encoding octopamine receptor beta-3R-like — its product is MLSGMASPSDEPPSQPQGQQHHNVVVAATAGWLHNESQQTVPAADPVVPWPDIFPAVCKGLVMGTIILAAVLGNALVIISVVRHRKLRIITNYYVVSLALADLLVALCAMTFNASVELTGGTWLFGYFMCDVWNSLDVYFSTASILHLCCISVDRYYAIVRPLEYPITMTHRTVSFMLANVWILPALISFTPIFLGWYTTEDHQEFRRAHPNVCIFVVNKYYAIISSGVSFWIPGVVMVTMYYRIYKEAVRQRKALSRTSSNILLNSIHQHRTTQHSQRGQIHRPSDCDTASNSRQSSSGSTLPVPGKCTELNMNGIAATGHLGGKTELGDQNDCKTTFLVCKKDGATVIGFLAVFRYGSPPPHATFPYRTNGEQ